A section of the Lynx canadensis isolate LIC74 chromosome A1, mLynCan4.pri.v2, whole genome shotgun sequence genome encodes:
- the LOC115522438 gene encoding LOW QUALITY PROTEIN: uncharacterized protein LOC115522438 (The sequence of the model RefSeq protein was modified relative to this genomic sequence to represent the inferred CDS: inserted 2 bases in 2 codons; substituted 1 base at 1 genomic stop codon): MFTHQPTWDDCQQLLRILLTTEERETIQLEARKLVPGDDGQPTANLDLINAAFPLTRPPQDGWDYNTAEGRGRLRIYRQTLMAGLRAAARKPTNLAKVYSVIQGKTESSAAYLERLMETFRQYTPMNPEAPENQAAVVMAFVNQAATDIKKKLQKLEDLEGKQIQDLLRIAQHVYNNRETPEDRQLKATEKMTKVLAAVVQKPLDKQKPLDKDQCAYCKEKGHWEGRGSDPLPEPRVTLQVEGNPVQFLVDTGTQHSVLIRPHGKISEKSSWVQGATGIKKYPWTTQRTVDLGNGKVTHSFLVIPDSPCPLLGRDXTKMGAQIHFTPGGPQVTGPHNQPITILTLRLEDEYRLHQGPPSQSQNIEPWLQQFPEAWAETGGMGLAKHRPALFIELKPGADPVRVRQYPMSMEARNGITPYIRRLLDLGILHPCHSAWNTPLLPVRKPNSADYRPVQDMREVNRRVMDIHPIVPNPYTLLSALSPERQWYTVLDLKDAFFSLPLAPKSQELFAFEWSDPERGINGQLTWTRLPQGFKNSPTLFDEALHKDLGEYRNQNPEVTLLQYVDDLLIAAETAEACLQGTKNLLRTLGALGYRASAKKAQIFRSEVTYLGYLLREGQRWLTDARKETILRIPRPTTRRQVREFLGSAGFCRLWIPRFAEMAKPLYLVTREQAPFEWTEETEQAFQQIKLALLSAPSLGLPDVSKPFHLXVDENKGVAKAVLTQLLGPWPRPVAYLSKRLDPVATGWPPCLRMIAATALMVKDADKLTMGQELHVTTPHAIEGVFKQPPDRWISNARLVHYQGLLLNPLRIIYAPPRTLNPASLLPDPDLDPPLHDCAEILAQVHGVWEDLQDHPLRDAEVTWFTDGSRFVHQGQRYAGAAVTTETETVWAEPLPAGTSAQRAELAALTKALTLGKDKRLNVYTDSRYAFATAHIHGAIYRERGLLTAEGKTIKNKEEILALLKALWLPKRLAIIHCPGHQKPITPVARGNNLADQVAGEVALQVDYTLMTTLPDPGSASLPESPTYTKEDLNWIQKLPMTQCLNGWWRAADCSIILPEEMGNKVLFKMHXATHMGTRKMQDLIRHARITIKDSRTKIEQIVTSCKACQLTNATNHGKNPGSRTRGTRPGAYWEVDFTEVKPGKYGYKYLLVFIDTFSGWTEAFPTKHETAQVVAKKMLEDIMPRYGFPTLIGSDNGPAFISKVIQGIAQFIGADWKLHCAYRPQSSGQVERMNRTLKETLTKLTMETGANWVVLLPYALFRVRNSPYKLGLTPFEIMYGIPPPIIPNLQSNVLTEFDDHKLLISLREPQHIHQKVWPRLRAIYETGPPPEPHHYRPGDWVYVRRHKQETLQPRWKGPYIVILTTPTALKVDRIATWIHYTHARPADPFVVREDFVPKANTAWTVDQSKTHPLKLTLRRKPDPENRLRPKAWVSHTKTVAAAPDPQ; encoded by the exons ATGTTTACCCACCAACCCACCTGGGATGATTGCCAGCAGCTCCTCCGAATCCTGTTAACCACCGAGGAGCGAGAAACAATTCAATTGGAAGCAAGAAAGCTGGTTCCTGGAGATGATGGCCAACCCACTGCTAACCTTGATCTCATTAATGCAGCTTTTCCCTTGACCCGACCCCCACAGGATGGCTGGGACTacaacacggcagaaggtaggGGACGGCTGCGCATttatcgccagactctaatggcaGGTCTCCGGGCTGCTGCACGCAAGCCCACTAATTTGGCAAAAGTGTATTCAGTaatacaaggtaagacagagagcTCTGCCgcttatttagaaagattaatggaaacCTTCAGACAGTATACCCCCATGAACCCCGAGGCCCCCGAAAATCAAGCTGCTGTTGTAATGGCCTTTGTAAATCAGGCAGccactgatattaaaaagaaactccagaaactaGAGGACCTGGAGGGAAAACAGATTCAGGACTTACTCCGCATTGCCCAGCATGTCTATAATAATAGAGAGACTCCAGAGGACAGGCAACTTAAAGCTACCGAGAAAATGACCAAAGTCCTGGCCGCTGTTGTCCAAAAGCCCCTGGATAAACAAAAGCCCCTAGATAAGGACCAATGTGCCTATTgcaaagaaaaaggccattgg GAGGGACGGGGTTCGGATCCCCTCCCCGAACCTAGGGTAACGCTACAAGTGGAGGGGAACCCAGTTCAATTCCTAGTCGACACAGGGACACAACATTCGGTCTTGATCAGACCCCatggaaaaatttctgaaaaatcttcctGGGTCCAAGGGGCTACCGGAATAAAAAAATATCCCTGGACCACCCAGAGGACTGTGGACCTAGGAAATGGAAAGGTCACCCATTCCTTCCTAGTCATCCCCGACAGCCCTTGCCCCTTATTAGGAAGAG TCACTAAAATGGGGGCCCAGATTCATTTTACGCCAGGGGGCCCCCAAGTGACTGGCCCTCACAACCAACCCATTACCATACTTACTCTAAGATTAGAAGATGAATATCGACTCCATCAGGGGCCACCCTCACAAAGTCAAAACATAGAGCCCTGGCTccagcagtttccagaagcatGGGCTGAAACCGGGGGTATGGGGTTGGCTAAACATCGCCCGGCTCTATTCATAGAGCTGAAACCGGGGGCAGATCCAGTTCGGGTCCGACAATACCCGATGTCAATGGAGGCCAGAAATGGCATCACACCATATATCCGTCGCCTCCTAGACTTAGGCATCTTGCATCCCTGCCATtcagcctggaacacccccctgcTGCCTGTACGAAAACCTAACAGTGCGGACTACCGTCCAGTACAAGATATGAGAGAAGTTAACCGCCGAGTCATGGACATACACCCAATAGTACCCAACCCCTATACCCTCCTAAGTGCCCTCAGCCCAGAAAGACAATGGTATACTGTCCTtgatttaaaagatgcttttttcagcctgcctctggcccccaaaAGCCAAGAGCTCTTTGCCTTCGAGTGGTCCGACCCTGAGAGAGGCATaaatgggcaactcacctggacccgGCTCCCCCAAGGATTTAAAAACTCACCCACCTTGTTCGATGAGGCACTTCACAAGGATCTGGGTGAGTACCGGAATCAAAACCCCGAAGTGACTCTCTTGCAGTACGTTGACGATCTTTTAATCGCCGCTGAGACTGCCGAAGCTTGCTTGCAAGGCACCAAAAATCTCCTCCGGACACTTGGTGCCCTGGGGTACCGGGCttcagcaaagaaagcccaaatttTCAGATCCGAGGTAACCTACTTGGGGTATCTGTTAAGAGAAGGCCAACGATGGCTCACTGATGCACGGAAGGAAACCATCCTCCGCATCCCCCGACCCACAACACGAAGGCAGGTAAGAGAATTCCTGGGATCGGCCGGGTTCTGCCGCTTGTGGATACCTCGGTTCGCCGAGATGGCTAAGCCTCTTTACCTTGTCACCCGAGAACAGGCGCCCTTTGAGTGGACAGAGGAAACTGAGCAGGCTTTCCAGCAAATTAAACTCGCCCTGTTGTCGGCACCATCCTTAGGGCTCCCTGATGTCTCCAAACCCTTTCATC TCGTAGATGAAAATAAAGGGGTAGCCAAAGCAGTGCTGACGCAACTCCTTGGCCCATGGCCCAGGCCCGTTGCCTATCTTTCAAAAAGACTGGACCCAGTAGCGACTGGCTGGCCCCCTTGCCTCCGTATGATCGCTGCTACAGCTCTAATGGTAAAGGATGCTGATAAGTTAACTATGGGACAAGAGTTACATGTTACAACCCCTCATGCCATCGAAGGGGTCTTCAAACAACCTCCTGACCGATGGATAAGTAACGCCCGACTGGTTCACTACCAGGGACTATTATTAAATCCCCTCAGAATCATTTATGCTCCCCCCCGAACACTAAACCCTGCCTCCCTGTTACCGGACCCGGACTTAGATCCCCCCCTCCATGACTGCGCTGAGATATTGGCACAGGTTCATGGAGTTTGGGAAGATTTACAGGATCACCCACTACGAGACGCCGAGGTTACCTGGTTCACTGACGGCAGCAGGTTTGTACATCAGGGTCAAAGGTACGCGGGGGCAGCAGTCACAACTGAAACTGAGACTGTTTGGGCAGAGCCTTTGCCAGCTGGCACCTCTGCCCAACGGGCTGAACTTGCGGCCTTAACCAAGGCACTGActttgggaaaagacaagagactaAACGTGTATACCGATAGCAGATATGCTTTTGCTACGGCCCACATACATGGAGCCATATACAGAGAGAGGGGACTGTTAACTGCAGAggggaaaactatcaaaaacaaagaagaaatattggcTCTTTTAAAGGCACTCTGGCTGCCTAAACGACTAGCCATCATACATTGCCCAGGCCACCAAAAACCGATCACACCGGTGGCCAGAGGAAATAATTTGGCTGACCAGGTGGCCGGAGAGGTGGCCTTACAGGTAGACTATACTTTAATGACCACCCTACCAGACCCCGGTTCAGCTAGTTTACCAGAAAGTCCCACCTACACTAAAGAAGACCTAAACTGGATCCAAAAATTGCCTATGACTCAGTGCCTTAACGGATGGTGGAGAGCAGCAGACTGTAGCATAATTctcccagaagaaatgggaaataaagtctTATTCAAGATGCACTGAGCCACTCATATGGgcacaagaaaaatgcaagactTAATAAGGCATGCTAGAATCACCATTAAAGACTCCAGGACAAAAATTGAGCAGATAGTTACTAGCTGTAAAGCTTGCCAACTAACTAACGCCACCAACCACGGGAAAAACCCTGGCTCCAGAACCCGCGGAACCAGGCCGGGAGCCTATTGGGAAGTAGACTTCACCGAGGTAAAGCCTGgaaaatatggatataaatatttGCTAGTGTTTATAGATACCTTTTCAGGATGGACAGAGGCCTTCCCCACCAAACATGAGACTGCGCAGGtagtagcaaagaaaatgttagaaGACATCATGCCCAGGTACGGATTCCCTACCCTAATAGGATCAGATAACGGACCAGCGTTCATTTCAAAGGTAATACAAGGGATAGCGCAGTTTATTGGGGCCGATTGGAAACTACATTGTGCATATAgaccccaaagctcaggacaggtagaaagaatgaatagaaccctaaaagagaccctaaccaaattgaccatggagactggcgctaACTGGGTAGTCTTACTCCCCTACGCTCTGTTCAGGGTGCGAAATTCCCCCTACAAACTGGGATTAACCCCCTTTGAAATCATGTATGGAATACCCCCTCCTATAATTCCCAACCTACAGTCTAATGTGTTAACTGAATTTGATGATCATAAACTTCTTATTTCCCTGAGGGAACCCCAGCACATCCACCAGAAAGTTTGGCCCAGACTGAGAGCCATTTACGAGACCGGGCCCCCTCCTGAGCCGCATCACTACCGACCCGGAGACTGGGTATACGTGCGGAGACATAAGCAAGAGACCCTCCAACCACGGTGGAAGGGACCCTACATTGTGATCCTCACTACACCCACCGCTCTCAAAGTCGACAGGATTGCTACCTGGATCCATTACACCCACGCCCGACCAGCTGATCCATTTGTGGTTCGAGAAGACTTCGTGCCAAAAGCCAACACCGCCTGGACGGTTGACCAGAGTAAGACCCATCCTTTAAAATTGACTCTGCGTCGAAAACCTGACCCAGAAAACCGGCTGAGACCAAAGGCCTGGGTGTCCCATACCAAGACTGTTGCAGCAGCTCCGGACCCACAATGA